A window of Tatumella citrea genomic DNA:
AAAATGGAGTGTTCTTTACCCGCCCGGAGGAAGACTTTATCCGGCAGTTGGACAACCTGTTCGCCGGGAATGAGGGAATTGCTGATGTCTGAATTTGAACAGTTACTGAAGCAGGCTCAGGAAGCTCAGATATTTCGACCGCTGGACCTGCGTTTTGCCCGGCTGGTGGAAAACAGCGGTTCTTCCCCCGGATTACTGGCCGCTGCCTGTCTCAGTGCCGGGAGCGGTGAAGGGCATGTTTGTTTACCGTTATCTCTGCTTCAGCCGGATAAGTTATTTTCCGGGCGTCAGTTAGTGCTGGTCAGTGAACTTTGGCAGGCTGCGGGAGCACCTCAGGAACCGCAGTTGTGGAAAGAACTGCTTAGTCGCTGGAATGCTGTAAGCGATGGCTCACTGGCAACCCCACTGGTTTTAGACAATGACAGGCTCTACCTGCACCGGATGTGGCACCAGGAACGACAGGTTGCTGGTTTCTTTTCGGCCGATTTACCAGCGAAACTTACTGAACCGTCAGAGATTAGAACTATTCTTGACCGGTTATTTGGCGAGGAAGGAAATAACTGGCAGAAAATAGCTGCTGCTGTGGCCCTGACCCGACAGCATTCAGTGATTTCTGGCGGACCTGGTACCGGCAAAACCACAACGGTTGCCCGGTTGCTGGCGGCATTACTGCTGCTGGAACCACAACGATTACGTATCTGTCTGGCAGCCCCTACCGGTAAAGCTGCCGCAAGGCTGACAGAATCGCTCGGTAAAGCTTTGCAGGCTCTGCCGGTCAGCGATGAACTAAAGTCCCGTTTCCCACAGGAAGCAACCACTCTGCACCGGTTACTGGGTGCAAGGCCTGGCACCCGTAGCCTGCGTTATCATGCCGGGAATCCTTTACACCTGGATGTACTGGTGGTGGATGAGGCATCAATGGTGGATTTGTCGATGATGGCTTCACTGATCAGTGCGCTACCGCCCACTGCCCGTGTGATATTTCTCGGTGACCGTGATCAGCTGGCTTCGGTTGAGGCGGGGGCTGTGTTGGGCGATATCTGCCGTTGTGCAGAATACGGATACAGCCCGCAGCGTGCCAGAGAACTGTCAGAATTAACCGGTGCCAGCCTGAACGGAACTGTGGTTGAACAAGCCCCTGCAGTGCGTGACAGCCTGTGCCTGTTGCGTCAGAGCTATCGTTTTTCTGCCGGTTCCGGCATCGGGCAGCTGGCTGCCGCTGTTAACCAGGGTGATTTGGCCAGACTGGACGCTATCCGCAAAGATGAATATCAGGATATTGCTTTGCGTTCTCTGGCATCGGCCGATGACTGGCTGGCAATGTTGGGTGACATCAGTGATGGTTATGCCGGAATGCTGGAAATGATCCGCCAACAGTCTGAGCCTGAAGATGTTTTGCAGGCGTTTAGCCGCTATCAGTTGCTTTGTGCATTGCGTGAAGGGCCGTTCGGCGTCAGTGGTCTGAATCAAAGGATAGAACAACGCTTACGCCAGCAGAAGCGCCTCGCCCCGGCGAACGGGCAATGGTATTCAGGAAGACCGGTTATGATAACCCGTAACGATAGTGCATTAGGGCTGTTTAACGGGGATATCGGGATCACGATGGCTGATAGCAATGGACAACTGAAGGTGTACTTTATGCTACCGGAAGGCGATGTTAAAGCTGTTCAGCCGAGTCGTCTGCCGCCGCATGATACTGCCTGGGCGATGACTGTTCATAAATCACAAGGATCTGAATTTGATCACACCGCACTGGTGTTACCGCCTCAGTTCAGCCCTGTGCTGAGCCGTGAACTGGTATATACCGCGATTACCCGTGCACGTAAACAACTGACGATTTACAGCGATGAATCGCTGTTTAACCGGGCGGTTCAGTCGCGGACTCTGCGGCGCAGTGGTCTGAGCTGGCAACTGGCTCAGCCTCAGGTCTGATGCTCTGGAAATGCATCCCTCTGTCTGCAGAGGGATGCTGTACTTCAGTTCAGATTCAGCATCAGCACTTTAGAACGGCGCTGATAGTTGTACATTTTCTTTTTAGTTTCCGGCAGGGATTCGATATCCACCGGAATAAAACCACGTTCCTGGAACCAGTGAATACTGCGGGTAGTCAGAACAAAAATTTTACGCAGCCCCATCATCCGGGCCTGCAGACAGATATGCTGCAACAATACCTCGCCCCTTGAAGAACTACGATATTCCGGATGAACCGCTACGCACGCCATTTCCCCAATCATCTCTTCAGGGAACGGATAGAGTGCGGCACAAGCAATTGTCAGGTTATCGCGGACCACCACGGTAAATTTATTAATTTCCATTTCCAGCTGCTCGCGGGAACGACGCACCAGGATACCCTGTTGTTCTAACGGACGAATTAACTCTAATATGCCGCCGATATCGTCGATAGTGGCTTTACGGATCTGTTCTGCAGACTCCATAACTACCTGAGTACCTATACCTTCCCGTGAGAACAGTTCCTGTAAAAGAGCGCCATCTTCCTGATAGCTGATCAGATGACTGCGGGGAACACCGCTGCGACATGCCTGAACAGCACCACGTAAAAAACGCACAGTACCGGAAAGATATTCGCCCTGTTGCTCAAAGGCATCAACCCGTTGCTGTGCCTGATTCGGGAACATTTCGGACACGATATTCCCTTCCGCATCGGTCACGCCTTGTTCAGAGCAGAAGCCAATCATTTTTTCTGCTTTCAGTTTAATGGCAACCTGAGTCGCAACTTCTTCTGAAGTCAGGTTAAAACTCTCACCGGTGACAGAAACGGCAACCGGGCCAATCAGTACAATGGCATCGTTATCCAGCTGGCGATGAATAGCCTGGTGGTCAATACGGCGAATACGTCCTGAATGGCAATAATCGACCCCGTCATCGACGCCCAGCGGCTGAGCGATAATAAAATTGCCACTCACCACATTAATATGCGCGCCCTGTAGCGGGGTATTGCTTACGCTCATCGACAGACGAGCGGTGATTTCCAGTTGCAGACGACCGGCAGCCTGTTTAACCAGCTCAAGTGAAGTCGCGTCAGTCACACGGGTATATTTGTGATACAACGGTTCCAGTTGGTGGTCTGCCAGATTCGCATCAATCTGTGGACGGGCGCCATACACCAGTACCAGGCGGATCCCCAGACTATGCAACAATCCAATATCATTCACTATGCCGGAGAAGTTCTCGTGTTCAATGGCTTCGCCGCCAAGCATGATGACAAAGGTCTTGTCGCGATGAGCGTTGATGTACGGGACTGTATGACGAAACCCCTGAACTAATTCGGTACTACGTTCCTTCACGGCACTCTCCGGGTGAATGGTTATTCGGTTTTAATGTATTTTTATTCTTTTATGCTCTGGTTTGCAAGTACTGTCCCCA
This region includes:
- the recD gene encoding exodeoxyribonuclease V subunit alpha; amino-acid sequence: MSEFEQLLKQAQEAQIFRPLDLRFARLVENSGSSPGLLAAACLSAGSGEGHVCLPLSLLQPDKLFSGRQLVLVSELWQAAGAPQEPQLWKELLSRWNAVSDGSLATPLVLDNDRLYLHRMWHQERQVAGFFSADLPAKLTEPSEIRTILDRLFGEEGNNWQKIAAAVALTRQHSVISGGPGTGKTTTVARLLAALLLLEPQRLRICLAAPTGKAAARLTESLGKALQALPVSDELKSRFPQEATTLHRLLGARPGTRSLRYHAGNPLHLDVLVVDEASMVDLSMMASLISALPPTARVIFLGDRDQLASVEAGAVLGDICRCAEYGYSPQRARELSELTGASLNGTVVEQAPAVRDSLCLLRQSYRFSAGSGIGQLAAAVNQGDLARLDAIRKDEYQDIALRSLASADDWLAMLGDISDGYAGMLEMIRQQSEPEDVLQAFSRYQLLCALREGPFGVSGLNQRIEQRLRQQKRLAPANGQWYSGRPVMITRNDSALGLFNGDIGITMADSNGQLKVYFMLPEGDVKAVQPSRLPPHDTAWAMTVHKSQGSEFDHTALVLPPQFSPVLSRELVYTAITRARKQLTIYSDESLFNRAVQSRTLRRSGLSWQLAQPQV
- the argA gene encoding amino-acid N-acetyltransferase, whose product is MKERSTELVQGFRHTVPYINAHRDKTFVIMLGGEAIEHENFSGIVNDIGLLHSLGIRLVLVYGARPQIDANLADHQLEPLYHKYTRVTDATSLELVKQAAGRLQLEITARLSMSVSNTPLQGAHINVVSGNFIIAQPLGVDDGVDYCHSGRIRRIDHQAIHRQLDNDAIVLIGPVAVSVTGESFNLTSEEVATQVAIKLKAEKMIGFCSEQGVTDAEGNIVSEMFPNQAQQRVDAFEQQGEYLSGTVRFLRGAVQACRSGVPRSHLISYQEDGALLQELFSREGIGTQVVMESAEQIRKATIDDIGGILELIRPLEQQGILVRRSREQLEMEINKFTVVVRDNLTIACAALYPFPEEMIGEMACVAVHPEYRSSSRGEVLLQHICLQARMMGLRKIFVLTTRSIHWFQERGFIPVDIESLPETKKKMYNYQRRSKVLMLNLN